A genomic segment from Flavobacterium inviolabile encodes:
- the purT gene encoding formate-dependent phosphoribosylglycinamide formyltransferase: protein MNKKILLLGSGELGKEFVIAAQRIGQTVIAVDSYENAPAMQVAHGFEVINMLDGDALDRIVAKHNPDFIVPEIEAIRTERFYDYEKQGIQVVPSAKAANFTMNRKAIRDLAAKDLGLRTANYRYATSAETLQKAVSEIGIPCVVKPLMSSSGKGQSTIKSEADIEKAWQYAVEGSRGDVVEVIVEAFVNFHSEITLLTVTQNNNPTLFCAPIGHRQERGDYQESWQPARVSDKDIAEAQDMAGKVTAALGGAGLFGVEFFLTDEGVYFSELSPRPHDTGMVTLAGTQNFNEFELHLRAILSLPIAEITLEKNGASAVILATENSEKPGYTGIEQVAALPKTDFRIFGKPTSRPYRRMGVVLTSDTTDTAIEEITDRAKKTAALVTVNA, encoded by the coding sequence ATGAATAAGAAAATACTATTACTCGGTTCCGGAGAATTAGGAAAAGAATTTGTTATCGCCGCACAGCGCATCGGCCAGACCGTAATTGCAGTAGACAGTTATGAAAACGCCCCCGCTATGCAGGTAGCCCACGGTTTTGAAGTGATCAACATGCTGGACGGTGACGCTTTAGACCGTATCGTTGCCAAACACAATCCGGATTTTATTGTTCCGGAAATTGAAGCCATCCGTACCGAACGTTTTTACGATTATGAAAAACAGGGTATACAGGTTGTTCCGTCTGCCAAAGCAGCAAACTTTACAATGAACAGAAAAGCGATCCGTGACCTGGCCGCTAAAGACCTGGGACTGCGAACCGCCAACTACCGTTATGCAACCTCAGCCGAAACATTGCAAAAAGCCGTTTCAGAAATCGGAATCCCATGTGTGGTAAAACCCTTAATGTCGTCATCCGGCAAAGGACAGTCCACCATCAAATCGGAAGCAGATATTGAAAAAGCCTGGCAATATGCCGTGGAAGGTTCCCGTGGTGATGTGGTTGAAGTAATCGTAGAGGCTTTTGTAAACTTCCATTCGGAAATTACCTTATTAACCGTAACCCAGAACAACAACCCTACGCTATTCTGTGCACCAATCGGGCACCGCCAGGAACGCGGCGACTATCAGGAAAGCTGGCAGCCGGCACGTGTTTCCGATAAAGACATAGCCGAAGCACAGGATATGGCCGGAAAAGTGACCGCAGCTTTGGGTGGCGCCGGATTATTTGGTGTGGAATTTTTCCTGACCGACGAAGGCGTATATTTCTCAGAACTTTCCCCTCGTCCGCACGATACCGGAATGGTAACTTTAGCCGGAACGCAAAACTTCAATGAATTCGAACTTCATTTGCGTGCTATTTTAAGCTTACCGATTGCCGAAATTACTTTGGAAAAAAATGGTGCCAGTGCCGTAATTTTAGCAACCGAAAATTCTGAAAAACCCGGTTACACCGGAATTGAACAGGTTGCTGCTTTACCCAAAACCGATTTCCGAATCTTTGGCAAACCAACCTCAAGACCTTACCGGAGAATGGGAGTTGTACTCACCAGTGACACTACCGATACCGCTATAGAGGAAATTACCGACAGAGCTAAAAAAACAGCCGCATTAGTAACCGTAAATGCCTAA
- a CDS encoding Crp/Fnr family transcriptional regulator, giving the protein MNLLLTNIAKHVSLSPEEQELLLSLTESKSYKAKTVLLKEGEVCLYSYFVTHGILRSYTVDENGVEHVVSFASPGWWIADMYSFLSQRPGQLFIETNEDAEVILLSKENQELLYDKVPKIERFFRILIGNSLVANQQRLIDNLSFTAEARYDKFTKKHPDLIHCLPQKQIASYIGVTPEFFSKMKARMLKK; this is encoded by the coding sequence ATGAATCTTCTCCTTACCAATATTGCCAAACATGTTTCGCTATCACCGGAAGAGCAGGAATTGCTGTTGTCGTTAACCGAATCGAAAAGCTATAAAGCAAAAACGGTCTTATTAAAAGAAGGAGAAGTATGCCTGTATTCCTATTTTGTGACCCATGGCATCCTGCGCAGTTATACCGTGGATGAAAACGGTGTGGAACACGTGGTGAGTTTTGCCTCACCGGGCTGGTGGATAGCCGACATGTACAGTTTTTTATCACAGCGTCCCGGACAGCTCTTTATTGAAACCAATGAAGATGCCGAAGTAATACTGCTATCCAAAGAAAATCAGGAGCTTCTTTACGATAAAGTCCCTAAAATAGAGCGCTTTTTCAGAATCCTGATCGGGAACTCACTTGTGGCAAACCAGCAGCGACTCATTGACAACCTCAGCTTTACAGCCGAGGCCCGTTATGACAAGTTCACTAAAAAGCACCCCGACCTGATCCACTGCCTTCCGCAAAAGCAAATTGCATCCTATATAGGAGTAACGCCGGAATTTTTCAGCAAAATGAAAGCCCGGATGCTCAAAAAATAG
- a CDS encoding pirin family protein yields the protein MENIVLHKADTRGNANHGWLQSYHTFSFANYFNPERVNFGVLRVLNDDTVAAGMGFGTHPHDNMEIISIPLEGDLEHQDSMGNKTVIKKGDIQVMSAGTGVKHSEYNKNSDKEVKFLQIWVFPNKKNVSPRYDQIALNEEERHNKLQQILSPNPDDAGVWIHQDAWFHMGKFDQNTEAQYRIKKEGNGLYVFVLKGSLTVNGQELNTRDGFGIWDIDSVNIKAATDAEFLLMDVPMNMNL from the coding sequence ATGGAAAATATAGTATTACACAAAGCAGATACCCGTGGCAACGCTAATCACGGATGGCTACAAAGTTATCACACTTTTAGCTTCGCAAATTATTTCAATCCCGAAAGAGTAAACTTCGGAGTACTGAGAGTATTGAATGACGATACTGTTGCAGCCGGAATGGGCTTTGGAACGCATCCGCATGACAATATGGAAATTATCAGTATCCCGCTCGAAGGCGACCTGGAACACCAGGACAGCATGGGTAACAAAACCGTTATTAAAAAAGGTGATATCCAGGTCATGAGTGCCGGAACCGGTGTAAAACACAGCGAATACAATAAAAACAGCGATAAAGAAGTAAAATTTTTACAGATCTGGGTATTCCCGAACAAAAAGAATGTTAGTCCGCGCTATGACCAGATTGCTTTAAACGAAGAAGAAAGACACAATAAATTACAGCAGATCCTTTCGCCTAACCCTGACGATGCCGGTGTATGGATCCATCAGGATGCCTGGTTTCACATGGGAAAATTTGACCAGAATACCGAAGCCCAATACCGTATAAAAAAAGAAGGCAACGGTTTGTATGTTTTTGTACTGAAAGGAAGCCTTACCGTAAACGGACAGGAACTAAACACCAGAGACGGTTTTGGTATCTGGGATATTGACAGCGTTAACATTAAGGCTGCCACCGATGCTGAATTCTTATTGATGGATGTTCCGATGAACATGAACCTGTAA
- a CDS encoding YceI family protein: protein MATTKWAIDPTHSEIGFKVKHMMFTNVSGKFENYEATITTEDDNFENANISFTADVNSVDTRNTDRDNHLKSADFFDAENHPKLTFKASSFSKVDDENYELSGDLSLRGVTKFVTLPVEFSGLMKDPWGNTKAGLNISGKISRKDWGLNWNSALETGGVLVSDDVRLNIELQLLKQ from the coding sequence ATGGCAACAACAAAATGGGCAATTGACCCGACACACTCCGAAATTGGTTTTAAAGTTAAACACATGATGTTTACAAATGTCTCCGGAAAATTCGAAAACTATGAGGCAACCATCACTACTGAAGATGACAATTTTGAAAATGCAAACATTAGCTTTACAGCAGATGTTAATTCTGTAGACACCCGTAACACCGACAGAGACAACCACCTGAAAAGTGCTGACTTTTTCGATGCGGAAAACCACCCGAAATTAACGTTCAAAGCCTCTTCTTTTTCAAAAGTTGATGATGAGAACTATGAATTATCCGGTGATTTAAGTTTAAGAGGTGTTACAAAATTTGTAACCCTTCCGGTAGAATTCAGCGGATTGATGAAAGATCCATGGGGCAATACAAAAGCCGGTTTAAACATTAGCGGAAAAATAAGCCGTAAAGACTGGGGGCTAAACTGGAACTCTGCACTGGAAACCGGTGGTGTTTTAGTGAGTGACGATGTTCGTTTGAATATAGAATTACAATTATTAAAACAATAA
- the fabD gene encoding ACP S-malonyltransferase — translation MKAYVFPGQGAQFTGMGKDLYENSALAKELFEKANEILGFRITDIMFEGTAEELKETKVTQPAVFLHSVILAKTLGADFKPEMVAGHSLGEFSALVANGALSFEDGLKLVSQRALAMQKACEITPSTMAAVLGLEDKVVEDVCAAIDGIVVAANYNCPGQLVISGELKAVEKACEAMKEAGAKRALILPVGGAFHSPMMEPAREELAAAIEATTFSNPICPVYQNVPANAVSNPDEIKKNLIIQLTAPVKWTQSVQQMIADGATSFTEVGPGKVLIGLVNKINKEVATASA, via the coding sequence ATGAAAGCATATGTATTTCCGGGTCAGGGTGCCCAATTCACCGGAATGGGTAAAGATTTATATGAAAATTCAGCATTAGCAAAGGAATTATTTGAAAAAGCAAACGAGATATTAGGCTTCCGCATTACCGACATTATGTTTGAAGGAACTGCCGAAGAATTAAAAGAAACCAAAGTAACACAGCCGGCAGTTTTTTTACATTCGGTTATCTTAGCAAAAACATTAGGAGCCGATTTTAAACCGGAAATGGTTGCCGGACATTCTCTTGGTGAATTTTCTGCTTTGGTCGCTAACGGAGCGCTTTCTTTTGAAGATGGCCTGAAATTAGTTTCCCAACGTGCTTTAGCCATGCAAAAAGCCTGCGAGATCACACCATCTACTATGGCTGCTGTTTTAGGTCTTGAAGATAAAGTTGTGGAAGACGTTTGCGCGGCTATTGACGGTATCGTAGTGGCTGCCAACTATAACTGCCCGGGGCAGTTAGTTATTTCAGGAGAATTAAAAGCGGTTGAAAAAGCCTGTGAGGCAATGAAAGAAGCCGGCGCAAAACGCGCATTGATCTTACCGGTTGGTGGTGCTTTCCACTCGCCAATGATGGAACCGGCCCGTGAAGAACTGGCGGCAGCGATTGAAGCGACAACGTTTTCAAATCCGATTTGCCCGGTTTATCAAAACGTTCCTGCCAATGCCGTATCAAATCCGGACGAAATTAAAAAGAACCTGATCATTCAGTTAACCGCTCCGGTAAAATGGACACAGTCCGTACAACAGATGATTGCTGACGGTGCCACTTCTTTTACAGAAGTAGGTCCCGGAAAAGTATTGATCGGATTGGTAAATAAAATCAATAAAGAGGTGGCTACCGCTTCTGCATAG
- a CDS encoding ABC transporter permease, producing the protein MLLYLRLLKESLSFALNALRNNKLRTLLSLLGVTIGIFSIIAVLAAVDSMDRKIKNDLSGLDKNTVYLMRFSFGPTDIPQWKREQFPDVTYEEFDYLKRSLKEMDKISFNLFTRAENIKYESNTVSGISINPCTNEFVDIEKLKFAKGRFFTESESNSGTPVIIIGSEVAAGLFNGIDPLGKKIRLYGQRFTVIGVLDKEGASTFGKSKDISAFLPVNFLRRLYGDNSDMLTPAILIRPKKGVDIDAFKGELTQKLRTFRGLKTSEIDNFFINVLSGFTDFIDSIVGQMNVVGWIISGFSLLVGGFGIANIMFVSVKERTNLIGIQKALGAKNRFILFQFLFEAIILSVIGGLVGMLLVWIIAMVMSKVLDFEFVLGFWNILIGTSLAAFIGLISGIIPAISASKLDPVEAIRSGM; encoded by the coding sequence ATGCTTTTATATTTAAGACTGTTAAAAGAAAGCCTGAGTTTTGCACTCAATGCTTTGCGAAATAATAAGCTGAGAACCTTATTGTCCCTGTTAGGGGTGACCATAGGGATTTTCTCGATTATTGCAGTTTTGGCGGCTGTGGATTCTATGGACCGGAAAATTAAGAATGATTTAAGCGGTTTGGATAAGAACACGGTTTATTTAATGCGTTTTTCTTTCGGGCCTACAGATATCCCGCAATGGAAACGCGAGCAGTTTCCGGATGTTACCTACGAAGAGTTTGATTATTTAAAGCGTTCGCTGAAAGAGATGGACAAAATTTCGTTCAATCTTTTTACCCGTGCCGAAAATATTAAATATGAATCGAACACCGTTAGCGGCATCAGTATTAATCCGTGTACAAACGAGTTTGTCGATATTGAAAAATTAAAATTTGCCAAAGGAAGATTTTTTACCGAATCGGAATCCAACTCCGGAACACCGGTCATCATTATCGGAAGTGAAGTGGCGGCGGGTTTGTTTAACGGTATCGATCCTTTGGGTAAAAAGATCCGCTTATACGGACAGCGGTTCACGGTAATCGGAGTTCTGGATAAAGAAGGAGCCAGTACGTTCGGGAAAAGTAAAGACATTTCCGCTTTTTTACCGGTAAACTTCCTGAGAAGACTGTATGGCGATAACAGCGATATGCTAACGCCTGCCATTCTTATCCGTCCTAAAAAAGGAGTGGATATTGATGCGTTTAAAGGAGAGCTTACGCAGAAACTGCGAACATTCCGCGGTTTAAAAACCAGTGAAATTGACAATTTCTTTATCAATGTATTGTCCGGTTTCACGGATTTTATTGATAGTATTGTCGGGCAGATGAATGTCGTGGGCTGGATTATCAGTGGATTCTCGCTATTGGTTGGCGGTTTCGGAATTGCGAATATCATGTTTGTTTCCGTAAAAGAACGAACGAACCTGATCGGGATTCAAAAAGCATTGGGCGCTAAAAACCGTTTTATATTATTCCAGTTTTTGTTTGAAGCCATTATCCTTTCCGTTATCGGCGGATTGGTAGGGATGCTGTTGGTCTGGATAATCGCAATGGTGATGTCCAAGGTTCTGGATTTTGAATTTGTCCTGGGATTCTGGAATATTCTCATCGGAACCTCCTTAGCCGCTTTTATCGGTTTGATCTCCGGGATTATTCCGGCTATATCCGCATCAAAATTAGATCCGGTAGAGGCCATCAGAAGTGGAATGTAA
- the purH gene encoding bifunctional phosphoribosylaminoimidazolecarboxamide formyltransferase/IMP cyclohydrolase, whose translation MNTTKTIQSALISVFDKDGLEPIVRKLHDHNVTIYSTGGTEDFIKNLGIPVVPVEDVTSYPSILGGRVKTLHPKIFGGILNRQDHEGDVQQMEEYKIPQIDLVIVDLYPFEKTVASGAGEADIIEKIDIGGISLIRAAAKNFKDTVIVPSVNEYALFLEMITIGNGATTLENRRLLATKAFHVSSHYDGAIFNYFNTDETIYKASITDGQVLRYGENPHQKGYFFGEFDKMFTKVHGKELSYNNLLDVDAAVNLMNEFKNDNPTFAILKHNNACGIATRNTMKEAYLDALAGDPTSAFGGVLIANGKIDEAAAEEINKLFCEVVIAPAYDEKAIAILEEKKNRIILIQNEVELPTKQVRTCLNGMLIQDKDNITDNKEHLKTVTFTAPTAQEIDDLLFASKICKHTKSNTIVFAKNKQLCASGTGQTSRVDALRQAVEKANSFHFDLNGAVMASDAFFPFPDCVELAKNAGITAVIQPGGSIKDELSINYCNENKVAMVFTGVRHFKH comes from the coding sequence ATGAACACTACAAAAACCATTCAATCTGCTTTAATTTCAGTATTTGATAAAGACGGATTAGAACCTATCGTTAGAAAATTACACGACCATAACGTAACCATTTATTCAACGGGCGGAACCGAAGATTTTATCAAAAACCTGGGTATTCCTGTAGTTCCTGTAGAAGATGTTACTTCTTATCCTTCTATTTTAGGCGGACGTGTAAAAACGCTTCACCCAAAAATCTTTGGCGGAATTTTAAACCGTCAGGATCACGAAGGTGACGTGCAGCAGATGGAGGAATACAAAATCCCTCAAATTGATTTGGTAATTGTAGATTTATATCCTTTTGAAAAAACGGTTGCTTCCGGAGCCGGTGAAGCGGATATCATTGAAAAAATCGATATCGGCGGAATTTCCTTAATCCGTGCAGCAGCAAAAAACTTCAAGGATACTGTTATTGTTCCTTCCGTTAACGAGTATGCTTTATTTTTAGAAATGATCACTATTGGAAACGGTGCTACCACTCTTGAAAACAGACGTTTGTTAGCCACTAAAGCTTTCCATGTATCATCGCATTACGACGGAGCGATCTTTAATTATTTCAACACAGACGAAACCATCTATAAAGCAAGTATTACAGACGGTCAGGTTTTACGTTATGGCGAAAACCCGCACCAGAAAGGATATTTCTTTGGCGAATTCGATAAAATGTTCACCAAAGTACACGGTAAAGAACTTTCTTACAACAACCTGTTGGATGTTGATGCTGCTGTAAACCTGATGAACGAGTTTAAAAATGACAATCCTACATTTGCCATTTTAAAACACAACAACGCTTGCGGTATTGCTACCCGAAACACGATGAAAGAAGCTTACCTGGATGCTTTAGCCGGTGATCCGACTTCTGCTTTCGGAGGTGTTTTAATCGCCAACGGAAAAATTGACGAAGCGGCTGCCGAAGAAATCAACAAGCTGTTTTGTGAAGTGGTAATTGCTCCGGCTTATGACGAAAAAGCAATTGCGATTTTAGAAGAAAAGAAGAATAGAATCATCCTGATTCAGAATGAGGTGGAATTACCTACAAAACAGGTAAGAACATGTCTTAACGGAATGTTAATTCAGGATAAAGATAACATTACAGACAATAAAGAGCACTTAAAAACCGTTACCTTTACAGCACCTACAGCGCAAGAAATTGACGATTTACTATTTGCTTCTAAAATTTGTAAGCATACTAAATCCAACACTATTGTTTTTGCTAAAAACAAACAATTGTGTGCTTCCGGAACCGGTCAGACATCACGTGTTGATGCGTTACGCCAGGCAGTAGAAAAAGCCAATTCATTTCATTTTGATCTAAACGGAGCGGTTATGGCAAGCGATGCTTTTTTCCCGTTCCCGGATTGTGTTGAGTTAGCAAAAAATGCTGGTATTACAGCTGTAATTCAACCTGGTGGCTCTATTAAAGACGAATTAAGCATTAACTATTGCAATGAAAATAAAGTTGCAATGGTATTTACGGGTGTTCGTCATTTTAAACATTAA
- a CDS encoding rod shape-determining protein gives MGFFDFMTEDIAIDLGTANTLIIHNDKVVVDSPSIVARDRVSGKIIAVGKEANQMQGKTHENIKTIRPLKDGVIADFDASEKMISLFIKSIPALKKRMFTPALRMVVCIPSGITEVEMRAVKESCERVNGKEVYLIHEPMAAAIGIGVDIMQPKGNMIVDIGGGTTEIAVIALGGIVCDKSVKIAGDVFTNDIVYYMRTQHNLFVGESTAEKIKIAIGAATEDLDTPPDDMSVQGRDLLTGKPKQVDVSYREIAKALDKSIQRIEDAVMETLSQTPPELAADIYNTGIYLAGGGSMLRGLDKRISQKTDLPVYIAEDPLRAVVRGTGMALKNIQKFKGILIK, from the coding sequence ATGGGATTTTTTGATTTCATGACTGAGGATATTGCGATTGACCTTGGTACCGCAAATACCCTTATAATCCACAATGACAAAGTTGTCGTTGATAGTCCATCTATAGTTGCTCGTGATCGTGTTTCTGGGAAAATTATTGCCGTTGGTAAAGAAGCAAACCAGATGCAGGGTAAAACTCATGAAAACATTAAAACCATACGTCCTTTAAAGGATGGTGTAATTGCTGATTTTGATGCGTCGGAAAAAATGATCAGTTTGTTCATTAAAAGTATTCCTGCGCTTAAAAAGAGAATGTTCACACCGGCTTTGCGAATGGTGGTTTGTATCCCTTCCGGTATTACCGAAGTGGAAATGCGTGCGGTAAAAGAATCCTGCGAAAGAGTAAACGGGAAAGAAGTATATCTTATCCATGAGCCTATGGCTGCGGCTATCGGTATTGGTGTAGACATTATGCAACCGAAAGGAAACATGATTGTAGACATCGGTGGTGGAACAACAGAAATTGCAGTTATTGCTTTGGGCGGTATTGTATGTGACAAATCGGTTAAAATTGCCGGTGACGTTTTCACGAACGATATTGTATACTATATGAGAACCCAGCACAACCTTTTCGTTGGAGAAAGCACGGCTGAAAAAATTAAAATTGCTATCGGAGCTGCGACAGAAGATCTGGATACGCCGCCGGATGACATGTCTGTACAGGGACGTGACCTGTTAACAGGAAAACCGAAACAGGTGGATGTATCGTATCGTGAAATCGCAAAAGCTTTGGATAAATCCATTCAGCGTATCGAGGATGCCGTTATGGAAACCTTATCGCAGACACCTCCGGAATTAGCAGCAGATATCTACAATACCGGAATTTATCTTGCCGGTGGAGGATCGATGCTAAGAGGACTTGATAAACGAATTTCACAAAAAACTGATTTACCGGTTTACATCGCTGAAGATCCATTGCGGGCTGTAGTTAGAGGAACCGGAATGGCATTAAAAAACATTCAGAAATTTAAAGGGATACTTATCAAATAA
- the mreC gene encoding rod shape-determining protein MreC: MQQIFNFILKNSNKLLFLLLLGISLSLTIQSHSYHRSRYISSANTFTGFVYEKINNVKEYLNLREQNNQLAFENAELKKLLYNGVDSLGTNVSMPKPSGLENIKVYNAKVINNTFNSKENYLTLLGGEKDGLKADMGVVNSLGVVGIIEKTSSSYSTVQSVLNVKSQINAKIKKSNHFGSLIWNGRNVGFAQLIDVPRLASVRKGDTIVTGGRSEIFPENIPIGTIDKVYIDKATNYYTLNVRLFNDMTNLGHVYVIENLKRAEIQKLEEETKNE, from the coding sequence ATGCAGCAAATTTTTAACTTTATATTAAAAAACAGTAACAAGTTACTGTTTTTGCTGCTTTTGGGCATTTCTTTATCTTTAACGATACAATCGCACTCATATCACAGAAGCCGTTATATCAGTTCGGCAAATACATTTACCGGTTTTGTTTACGAAAAAATCAATAATGTAAAAGAATACCTGAATCTTCGCGAGCAAAACAACCAGTTGGCTTTCGAAAATGCAGAACTGAAAAAACTGCTTTACAACGGAGTGGATTCTTTGGGCACTAACGTTTCGATGCCGAAACCGTCCGGCCTGGAGAATATTAAAGTATATAATGCCAAAGTAATCAACAACACTTTTAACAGTAAAGAAAACTACCTGACGTTATTGGGCGGTGAAAAAGACGGTTTAAAAGCCGATATGGGCGTTGTGAACAGCTTAGGTGTTGTCGGGATTATCGAAAAGACATCGTCCAGTTATTCGACTGTACAAAGTGTTTTAAACGTCAAATCGCAGATCAATGCGAAAATCAAAAAGTCCAACCATTTCGGTTCCCTGATCTGGAACGGACGTAATGTTGGTTTTGCACAGTTAATCGATGTACCCCGACTGGCTTCCGTTAGAAAAGGAGACACCATCGTAACCGGTGGGCGTTCGGAAATTTTCCCGGAAAACATCCCTATCGGAACGATTGACAAAGTATATATCGATAAGGCGACCAATTATTACACCCTTAATGTTCGGTTATTCAACGACATGACAAACTTAGGTCATGTGTATGTAATTGAAAATTTGAAAAGAGCAGAAATCCAGAAACTAGAAGAAGAAACAAAAAATGAATAG
- a CDS encoding rod shape-determining protein MreD — protein sequence MNSTFITNSLRFVMLLAIQVVIFNNINFLGFINPYPYILFIILYPVNGNKAGLLMASFFLGLIMDMFSNSGGVHAAACVTLAYFRPAFFRFSFGVSYEYQTVKITDKLSPERFSFILIAVVTHHLVLYLLEIFRFNFIWDILLRTLLSTIFTLLLCIIIIYLIKPSKR from the coding sequence ATGAATAGCACGTTTATTACAAATAGCTTACGGTTTGTAATGCTACTTGCCATACAGGTTGTTATTTTTAACAACATCAATTTTCTGGGTTTTATCAATCCCTATCCGTATATCCTTTTTATAATTTTATATCCGGTTAACGGAAATAAAGCAGGATTACTGATGGCCAGTTTCTTCCTGGGTCTTATCATGGATATGTTTTCCAATTCGGGAGGCGTACATGCGGCAGCCTGCGTTACACTGGCTTATTTCAGACCGGCTTTCTTCCGGTTTTCATTTGGAGTGAGTTACGAATACCAAACCGTCAAAATAACCGATAAGCTCTCCCCCGAGCGTTTCTCATTTATACTAATAGCGGTGGTAACCCACCATTTGGTACTCTATTTATTAGAAATATTCCGTTTTAATTTTATTTGGGATATTTTATTACGAACTTTACTAAGCACAATATTTACTTTACTACTTTGCATCATAATTATTTATTTAATTAAGCCTAGCAAACGATGA